Sequence from the Scomber scombrus chromosome 1, fScoSco1.1, whole genome shotgun sequence genome:
gtgttctttttattattattcctatATATGTTCTTGATACACATATTTAATTACACTGTCTCTTGATTTCTAGTATAATTTCTGTAATTATGAACAGTGGACAAAAGCAGTCCAGGTGTCCCATAAACATACATGAATGCCAGTTCTGACACAGAAGTAACATTTACTCTGTTATAATATAATCTTATTGTTCaacctgtattttaaatgtcttagTAAATCATTTTTACTTAGTTAAGAGGATGTGTTACTCTGAGAAATATTGTGTAACTTCAGTCCATATGCTTCTGGGTCAGCGTAGACATTTTGGCCTGAGGGTGGCACAAGTGAACAGTTCATGGTGtgtttaaaatgaggaaaaagctCATTCTACTGGGACATATACGTACTGGTGGAGTTCAGTATATCTGgtgtaaacattaaaaaaaaggaggccACCTGAAACACTACGCTGTCCTTACATGACAAATGATTGAAGAGATAGAAGAAAGGCCTCACTAGAAAAAAGACTGTGGAGCTCATGAATGGTGGGATAATAATGAAACATCTATATAATATACATGTTGGTGTTGGGAGGGTGGTGGGCTGGAAATGAGGGTAAGAAAATGTCATTGTTCATCTGAGAATAGGTCACACAGGTTGCAATCatatattatacaaaaaaaggCAACTACCCAACTGTAAAATGCATACTGCAGTCAACCAGAAACAGCCCAACATGGAGTGATTCATTACAGAAAATAGAATATGAGGGAAAAAACCACCTTCTTCAGGcattaaagaaggaaaaacagcaTGACTTTTCATTGTCAAGTCGGTCCGTGTATTTTTTGGTCAGTAtctattgaaaaacaaaacaaatggttatttgatttttcgttttaaaatacaaaagattaaaTTGAGATAtgagctgtttttcttctttctggtTAAAAAAGggatgttaaaatgttgaaaacagtttgattttcttttcatatttagaatagtaaaacataaaatcactggcaaacagaaacaaaaataggacccattttctcatattctgagaAGGATGTCTCCATCAAGGCAAGAGTgcaataaagattttttttttaatcctgtctgtgtctttcactttttttgaaTTAACAAATCCTCCATTTATGAAGTTGataatgttcattttttgtttaaactgtTTCAGTGTTGTTTCTAATCTATGAAGGTGCCAGATTGTACTACTGTTTAAATGTACTGCACCATACTGACAGGGATTTCTAATCTTGTGTCCACCCCATTATATCAATGAGGTGAGGctaaacaagagaaaacaccTCTCTGTATAATGAAATATACaaacagcctccaaaatgaccacacaaaaacaacatcagcTCTCTACTTAAAAGAGGTACCAACCACAAccatgacaaataaaatgtcaaactgaatgtgtttattACAATGCAGCTCCTAGAGTCTGTTATAGTCGCACTGCTGGTTTGTTGAGGTTTGTTGCTGCAGTAAAATATGTCAGTTTACCTGTTCCAAATCTCCTGCTGACTTCAGCCTACGCTATAAATGATGCTCCAGGAGCTGCTCTGTGGTCGGGGCTGGAACTCCAGAAACCAAGTCAAGCTAAGGTGGGTGTGAGGGATGCATCATTCTGTTTCTGGGCTTCCCCTCGTCATCACCCAGACGTCTGGCTCAAGTCTGGCAAGTAACTGTCATCCTTTGGAACTGCAACAGCATATAAACTCCAAGACTCTTTGTTTCAGATTTagctaaagaaaaaaacacaacaatctgtatatgatgacattttaatttagtttttgtagTACTTCtatttgtaattgtaattataaatacatgttaatCAGTGGTTAAGTAAAATAGTTAGGTTTAACATACAGCAAAATACCATCCCTGTTTTTCATTGCTGTTCTGTGGACATGATGGTTATAATCCAGGCCTCTATGTACATCAAGATGTGGTTGTGAAATGGTTCCAGTTCTGCAGTTGATCAACATGTAGTATAAATGGCaaattataaataactttaaacatattttgtctgATATACgttttgtgtgttcatgaaTTGGCGCCACCTGCAGCCCTTCTCTGTGATAGATACATATGTGACGGTCTGTCGGTTCGTGTTCAACAGTGTTTTCCCCGACACggacaggatttttttttaaattattgatcTTAATTGCGCTCTTGCCTTGATGATGACATCCGGCCTTCagaatatgtttatgtttgccagtgattttatttgtcattattctaaatatgaaaagaaaatcaaaccatttttcTGCTACCAAGTTCTGCTCATCCCTTTTtgaccaggaaaaagaaaaacagatcgTATTTCAATTGAACgaaaatcaaataaccactccttttttttgttttccgaTACTCATTCCTGAAAAGAATGTAATTTTTCCCCCTGTTGTTACACCCTGaagtccagtaggtggcggtaatgcgCCTCTAAACTGGGTTGTCAAGCGGGAATAAACactgaagaagaaggaggaggaggcgcgTAAGCAGCTGGAGAGAGGAGTACGAGCCCATGTACGAGGGAGCCGCGAACATGTCGATTGTTTTTGTGCCAAAGAAACTCCGAGGAAAGGCTAAAATAAACCAAGAAACGATACAGAGGGTAGGTCAACAGTAAAGATGACATCATGTTGTGTCCAGTGTTTGGTTAAAGTGAAGCTTCATTTCCACACGGTGACATAGTGTGTGTTAGCCTGTATGTTAAACTTGTGTTTATGTCTTTTAGCTGCTGGATGAAAACGATCAGCTGATAAGATGTATCACAGAGTACATGCAGAAAGGACGGGCAGTGGAGTGTGTGCAGTAAGTACTCAGGGGTGTCTgcttcattttcactgtttctctAAATGGGAATCGTTTGTAAAGCTATTACTATTGCATCACATAATATTTGCTGTATCTTTCCTCTGAAGCAAAAGTATACAGCTGTGTATTATCTTATGTGTGTTGGGGTCTTTTGTAAGTTATAACAGGATTCACTGAGTTAGTATAGGAACaattaaatatgtttcataTCTAAGCATCATTATACATCTATAGCTGCTTGGTACCCTTTTGGCTGGGGGCCCCAGGCTGTTGTTTGCCTCCAGTAGTTCTCAAAGTGGGCTCCTGTGAACCCCAGGGGTCATTAAGGGGGTTACAGGGGGtctataatttattttcactatagttccatccataagtaacacagtgacagagtgtgtgttttggtcatgggtttcatgcACTTTCTTGTATTAAAACGTCAAAAAGCAAAAATCCTATCAGATGGGGTCCATGGTGTAATTAATGTTAGTTTAGGGAGAACTACCTTGCCTAATGGTAAAGTCTGACCCCCTGGACATGATGGAGCAAAAACACCATCAGCTGCTAAATATTTAGATTTCACTAAACTTCAGCATCAAACATGTGTCTGCACACTActgatgttgtgttgttttacaCTGGGagtttttcagctgtttttttttttttttttttgtcttctacTTCTACAACAGATACCAACAGATCCTGCACCGCAACATCGTCTATCTGGCAACCATAGCTGACGCCAGCCCGGACAACGTGCCTCCATCGTCAAATGTAAGAACATTCACAAAGCATGTCTAATGACTATAGTAACATTATTAGTGATCTGTACTAGTGGCGTTTCTaatatgttgtgttgttgtatCTTTTTGCAGTCCGCATCTAATGAAACATCTGTCTCCAGACCACCTGTGAATGGACATGGAGGGACATGATGATGCAGCTTCTCAGTCACTGCAttaggaaaatgtttttttatatcacaAGACAGTGTATTTATAATGTTCAATTTGAACTGTTTTCAGTAATGTAAGCTTTTCAGTGATGCTGTGAGTAGCTGtgtatataaaatgtgtcaaaaagtCTATGAATTTCGTGTAAATAGTTTTCTGCTAGGTAAATAGGCATcatgaaaatgatgtttttgtttgtttggttttttttttttttacatatatctGGCAACACGGGCCTGGATATTTAAAATCTTGAAGgctgtttattaaaatgtgaaattgtaAACAAATTTAatgtacattaaaacattttccaggAATTTTCTTGATGTCAGTTGTTGAAATCAGTACAGAGACCACTTTGTCTCAGCATGCAGCATAGCAGCAGTTCAGGACAGTTTGACCATAACGTTCACAAAGGAAAACGACTCttcagcacaaaaacacaaagacagcatGTCGAATTGCtagtcatttttattcattttttgcattGCTGGTACACTTTGAGAGATTCAGTTGCCAGCTCAAGAGAACAATAAGCAACATAAGCCAAGCAGTCCCCCCCTTCATATCAGggcaacatgtttttattattattttttcttttgtagaaGCCACTAGTAAACCATTTGACACAGCTGAAAAAGCTAACAGTTACAGTCCAAGGTCTGTAATCATGTCTTAAAAAAGGCTGCAACAGTTAGGGAGATAACACAGACAAAAAGCAACAAACCCTATATCTTGATTGTGCAAAGCACATTAACtataaaaagatatatatttatatgtatatacagcAAACAATTCTCTGTAAACATGTTAAGTATGTTAGTTTTCTGAAAACATGGTGTCATTTCATAAATACAGGCAACATTGGCATCCGCAAACATCACAAAAAGATAACATTCTGGGCTTTTAAATGCAGCCCATTGCCATAGAAACCGAAGAAACAAGGGCTCCAAAACACCCTCATCACACAATGTTTTAGTGTTTAGCATGGCATATTTGGTAACGTTTATAGATAGATGGTGTAGTTCAACTCTGTAggaaaa
This genomic interval carries:
- the ss18l2 gene encoding SS18-like protein 2, giving the protein MYEGAANMSIVFVPKKLRGKAKINQETIQRLLDENDQLIRCITEYMQKGRAVECVQYQQILHRNIVYLATIADASPDNVPPSSNSASNETSVSRPPVNGHGGT